The following proteins are co-located in the Streptomyces bottropensis ATCC 25435 genome:
- the rplR gene encoding 50S ribosomal protein L18, whose product MAYGTKIAKGDAYKRAAIKRRHIRIRKKVNGTAERPRLVVTRSNRHIVAQVIDDLKGHTLASASTLDSSIRGASEDKSAQAGKVGALVAERAKAAGVEAVVFDRGGNRYAGRIAALADAAREAGLKF is encoded by the coding sequence ATGGCATACGGTACGAAGATCGCTAAGGGCGACGCTTACAAGCGTGCAGCCATCAAGCGGCGCCACATCCGGATCCGTAAGAAGGTCAACGGTACGGCTGAGCGTCCCCGCCTGGTCGTGACCCGCTCGAACCGCCACATCGTGGCCCAGGTGATCGACGACCTCAAGGGGCACACCCTTGCGTCGGCGTCCACCCTGGACTCGTCGATCCGTGGTGCGTCGGAGGACAAGTCGGCTCAGGCCGGCAAGGTCGGCGCCCTGGTCGCCGAGCGTGCCAAGGCCGCCGGTGTCGAGGCAGTCGTGTTCGACCGTGGTGGTAACCGGTACGCGGGTCGCATCGCGGCCCTGGCCGACGCCGCCCGCGAGGCCGGGCTCAAGTTCTGA
- the rplV gene encoding 50S ribosomal protein L22, with amino-acid sequence MEARAQARYIRVTPMKARRVVDLIRGMDATEAQAVLRFAPQAASVPVGKVLDSAIANAAHNYDHTDASSLVISEAYVDEGPTLKRFRPRAQGRAYRIRKRTSHITVVVSSKEGTR; translated from the coding sequence ATGGAAGCCAGGGCCCAGGCGCGGTACATCCGCGTCACGCCCATGAAGGCCCGCCGCGTGGTGGACCTCATCCGTGGCATGGACGCCACGGAGGCTCAGGCGGTCCTGCGTTTCGCCCCGCAGGCCGCGAGCGTGCCGGTCGGCAAGGTGCTGGACAGCGCCATTGCCAACGCCGCACACAACTACGACCACACGGACGCCTCTTCGCTGGTCATCAGCGAGGCGTACGTGGATGAGGGCCCGACCCTGAAGCGGTTCCGTCCGCGTGCCCAGGGCCGTGCCTACCGGATCCGCAAGCGGACCAGCCACATCACCGTGGTCGTCAGCAGCAAGGAAGGAACCCGGTAA
- the rpsQ gene encoding 30S ribosomal protein S17, whose product MSESNVTETNTEARGFRKTREGIVVSDKMDKTVVVAVEDRKKHALYGKVIRSTSKLKAHDEQNAAGIGDRVLLMETRPLSATKHWRVVEILEKAK is encoded by the coding sequence ATGAGCGAGAGCAACGTGACTGAGACGAACACCGAGGCTCGCGGATTCCGCAAGACCCGTGAGGGCATCGTCGTCAGCGACAAGATGGACAAGACCGTCGTCGTCGCCGTCGAGGACCGCAAGAAGCACGCCCTTTACGGCAAGGTCATCCGCAGCACGAGCAAGCTCAAGGCCCACGACGAGCAGAACGCCGCCGGCATCGGCGACCGTGTCCTCCTGATGGAGACCCGGCCGCTGTCCGCCACGAAGCACTGGCGTGTCGTCGAGATCCTCGAGAAGGCCAAGTAG
- a CDS encoding type Z 30S ribosomal protein S14 → MAKKALIAKAARKPKFGVRGYTRCQRCGRPHSVYRKFGLCRVCLREMAHRGELPGVTKSSW, encoded by the coding sequence ATGGCGAAGAAGGCTCTGATCGCGAAGGCTGCTCGCAAGCCCAAGTTCGGCGTGCGTGGCTACACGCGCTGCCAGCGCTGCGGCCGTCCCCACTCCGTGTACCGCAAGTTCGGCCTGTGCCGCGTGTGCCTTCGTGAGATGGCTCACCGTGGCGAGCTGCCGGGCGTGACCAAGAGCTCCTGGTAG
- the rpmC gene encoding 50S ribosomal protein L29 — protein sequence MSAGTKASELRELGDEELLNKLREAKEELFNLRFQAATGQLENHGRLKAVRKDIARIYTLMRERELGIETVESA from the coding sequence ATGTCGGCCGGTACCAAGGCGTCCGAGCTGCGCGAACTGGGTGACGAGGAGCTTCTCAACAAGCTCCGCGAAGCCAAGGAAGAGCTGTTCAACCTCCGCTTCCAGGCGGCGACCGGTCAGCTCGAGAACCACGGTCGGCTCAAGGCCGTCCGTAAGGACATCGCGCGGATCTACACCCTGATGCGTGAGCGCGAGCTGGGCATCGAAACGGTGGAGAGCGCCTGA
- the rpsH gene encoding 30S ribosomal protein S8: MTMTDPIADMLTRLRNANSAYHDSVTMPASKIKSHIAEILQQEGFITGWKVEDAEVGKNLVLELKFGPNRERSIAGIKRISKPGLRVYAKSTSLPKVLGGLGVAIISTSHGLLTDKQAGKKGVGGEVLAYVW; the protein is encoded by the coding sequence ATGACCATGACTGATCCGATCGCAGACATGCTTACGCGTCTGCGGAACGCGAACTCGGCATACCACGACTCCGTGACGATGCCGGCATCGAAGATCAAGTCTCACATCGCGGAGATCCTCCAGCAGGAGGGCTTCATCACGGGCTGGAAGGTCGAGGACGCCGAGGTCGGCAAGAACCTCGTCCTCGAGCTGAAGTTCGGCCCGAACCGTGAGCGCTCCATCGCGGGCATCAAGCGGATCTCCAAGCCCGGTCTCCGGGTTTACGCGAAGTCCACCTCCCTGCCCAAGGTGCTGGGTGGCCTCGGCGTGGCGATCATCTCCACGTCCCACGGGCTCCTCACCGACAAGCAGGCCGGCAAGAAGGGCGTAGGCGGAGAAGTCCTCGCCTACGTCTGGTAG
- the rpsE gene encoding 30S ribosomal protein S5, which yields MAGPQRRGSGAGGGERRDRKGRDGGAAAAEKTAYVERVVAINRVAKVVKGGRRFSFTALVVVGDGDGTVGVGYGKAKEVPAAIAKGVEEAKKHFFKVPRIQGTIPHPITGEKAAGVVLLKPASPGTGVIAGGPVRAVLECAGVHDILSKSLGSSNAINIVHATVAALKGLQRPEEIAARRGLPLEDVAPAALLRARAGAGAA from the coding sequence ATGGCTGGACCCCAGCGCCGCGGAAGCGGTGCCGGTGGCGGCGAGCGGCGGGACCGGAAGGGCCGTGACGGCGGCGCTGCTGCCGCCGAGAAGACCGCGTACGTTGAGCGCGTCGTCGCGATCAACCGCGTCGCCAAGGTTGTGAAGGGTGGTCGTCGCTTCAGCTTCACTGCGCTCGTCGTAGTGGGCGATGGCGATGGCACCGTCGGTGTCGGTTACGGCAAGGCCAAGGAGGTGCCGGCCGCGATCGCCAAGGGTGTTGAAGAGGCCAAGAAGCACTTCTTCAAGGTCCCCCGCATCCAGGGCACCATCCCGCACCCGATCACGGGCGAGAAGGCCGCGGGCGTTGTCCTGCTCAAGCCTGCTTCCCCCGGTACCGGCGTTATCGCCGGTGGCCCGGTGCGTGCTGTCCTCGAGTGCGCCGGCGTTCACGACATCCTGTCGAAGTCGCTCGGCTCGTCCAACGCGATCAACATCGTGCACGCGACCGTGGCGGCCCTCAAGGGCCTGCAGCGTCCCGAGGAGATCGCGGCTCGCCGTGGTCTGCCCCTCGAGGACGTCGCTCCCGCGGCTCTGCTGCGTGCGCGTGCCGGGGCCGGTGCTGCGTAA
- the rplW gene encoding 50S ribosomal protein L23, which yields MATRHPSIASKAAKAAKAARVAKAKRHEAEGKNTVITAPSKAFTDPRDVLLKPVVSEKSYALLDEGKYTFIVAPGANKTQIKQAVQAVFSVKVTGVNTINRQGKRKRTRTGFGKRADSKRAIVTLAEGDRIDIFGGPTA from the coding sequence ATGGCTACGCGTCACCCGAGCATCGCCTCGAAGGCGGCCAAGGCCGCCAAGGCCGCGCGCGTCGCCAAGGCGAAGCGCCACGAGGCCGAGGGCAAGAACACCGTCATCACCGCGCCCAGCAAGGCGTTCACGGACCCCCGTGACGTGCTGCTGAAGCCGGTCGTGTCGGAGAAGAGCTACGCGCTGCTCGACGAGGGCAAGTACACCTTCATCGTCGCGCCCGGCGCCAACAAGACCCAGATCAAGCAGGCCGTCCAGGCGGTCTTCTCGGTCAAGGTCACCGGGGTCAACACGATCAACCGCCAGGGCAAGCGCAAGCGGACCCGCACGGGCTTCGGCAAGCGTGCCGACAGCAAGCGCGCGATCGTGACCCTTGCCGAGGGCGACCGTATCGACATCTTCGGCGGTCCGACCGCGTAA
- the rplD gene encoding 50S ribosomal protein L4: protein MSTVDILSPAGEKTGSVELPAEIFGVEKISIPLIHQVVVAQNAAARQGTHKTKRRGEVRGGGKKPYRQKGTGRARQGSTRAPQFAGGGVVHGPQPRDYSQRTPKKMKAAALRHALTDRARHNRIHVVSGVIEGENPSTKAAKTLFGKISERKNLLLIVERADEAAWLSARNLPQVHILEPGQLNTYDVIVSDDVVFTQAALESFVSGPNTANDTEGSDA, encoded by the coding sequence ATGAGCACTGTTGACATCCTTTCGCCTGCCGGCGAGAAGACCGGAAGCGTCGAGCTCCCCGCGGAGATCTTCGGCGTGGAGAAGATCAGCATCCCGCTGATCCACCAGGTCGTCGTCGCGCAGAACGCGGCTGCCCGTCAGGGCACCCACAAGACCAAGCGTCGCGGTGAAGTCCGTGGTGGCGGCAAGAAGCCGTACCGCCAGAAGGGCACCGGCCGCGCCCGTCAGGGCTCGACCCGTGCGCCGCAGTTCGCCGGTGGTGGCGTCGTCCACGGCCCGCAGCCGCGTGACTACTCGCAGCGGACCCCGAAGAAGATGAAGGCCGCGGCCCTGCGCCACGCCCTCACCGACCGGGCCCGTCACAACCGCATCCACGTCGTCTCCGGCGTGATCGAGGGCGAGAACCCCTCCACGAAGGCCGCCAAGACGCTGTTCGGCAAGATCTCGGAGCGCAAGAACCTGCTCCTGATCGTCGAGCGTGCCGACGAGGCCGCGTGGCTCTCCGCCCGCAACCTGCCCCAGGTGCACATCCTGGAGCCGGGCCAGCTGAACACGTACGACGTGATCGTCTCGGACGACGTGGTCTTCACCCAGGCCGCTCTGGAGTCCTTCGTGTCCGGCCCGAACACGGCCAACGACACCGAAGGGAGTGACGCCTGA
- the rplC gene encoding 50S ribosomal protein L3 has protein sequence MAKQIKGILGEKLGMTQVWDENNRVVPVTVVKAGPNVVTQVRTNDVDGYESVQIAFGEIDPRKVNKPLKGHFAKADVTPRRHLVEIRTADASEYTLGQEISAEVFEAGVKVDVTGKSKGKGFAGVMKRHNFKGLGAGHGTQRKHRSPGSIGGCATPGRVFKGLRMAGRMGNERVTTQNLTVHAVDAEKGLLLIKGAVPGPNGGLVLVRTAAKGA, from the coding sequence ATGGCTAAGCAGATCAAGGGAATCCTGGGCGAGAAGCTCGGCATGACGCAGGTGTGGGACGAGAACAACCGTGTTGTTCCGGTCACCGTCGTCAAGGCCGGCCCCAACGTCGTGACCCAGGTCCGTACGAACGATGTCGACGGCTACGAGTCGGTCCAGATCGCCTTCGGCGAGATCGACCCGCGCAAGGTGAACAAGCCCCTCAAGGGCCACTTCGCCAAGGCCGACGTCACCCCCCGCCGTCACCTCGTCGAGATCCGCACCGCGGACGCCTCCGAGTACACGCTGGGCCAGGAGATCTCCGCCGAGGTCTTCGAGGCCGGCGTCAAGGTGGACGTGACCGGCAAGAGCAAGGGCAAGGGCTTCGCCGGTGTCATGAAGCGTCACAACTTCAAGGGCCTCGGCGCCGGTCACGGCACCCAGCGCAAGCACCGCTCTCCCGGCTCCATCGGTGGCTGCGCCACCCCGGGCCGCGTGTTCAAGGGCCTCCGCATGGCGGGCCGCATGGGCAACGAGCGGGTCACCACCCAGAACCTGACCGTCCACGCCGTTGACGCGGAGAAGGGTCTGCTGCTCATCAAGGGCGCTGTCCCGGGTCCGAACGGCGGCCTCGTCCTGGTCCGCACCGCGGCCAAGGGGGCCTGA
- the rplB gene encoding 50S ribosomal protein L2 — MGIRKYKPTTPGRRGSSVADFVEITRSTPEKSLVRPLHSKGGRNNAGRVTVRHQGGGHKRAFRVIDFRRHDKDGVPAKVAHIEYDPNRTARIALLHYADGEKRYILAPRNLQQGDRVENGPGADIKPGNNLALRNIPVGTTIHAIELRPGGGAKFARSAGTSVQLLAKEGAYAHLRMPSGEIRLVDVRCRATVGEVGNAEQSNINWGKAGRKRWLGVRPTVRGVAMNPVDHPHGGGEGKTSGGRHPVSPWGQKEGRTRSPKKASSKYIVRRRKTNKKR, encoded by the coding sequence ATGGGAATCCGCAAGTACAAGCCGACTACGCCGGGCCGTCGTGGCTCCAGCGTCGCCGACTTCGTCGAGATCACGCGGTCCACGCCGGAGAAGTCGCTGGTCCGCCCGCTGCACAGCAAGGGCGGCCGTAACAACGCCGGTCGTGTGACCGTTCGTCACCAGGGTGGCGGACACAAGCGCGCCTTCCGTGTCATCGACTTCCGTCGTCACGACAAGGACGGCGTGCCGGCGAAGGTCGCGCACATCGAGTACGACCCCAACCGCACCGCGCGCATCGCGCTGCTGCACTACGCGGACGGCGAGAAGCGCTACATCCTCGCCCCGCGCAACCTGCAGCAGGGCGACCGGGTGGAGAACGGTCCCGGGGCCGACATCAAGCCGGGCAACAACCTGGCGCTCCGCAACATCCCGGTCGGTACCACGATCCACGCGATCGAGCTCCGTCCCGGTGGCGGCGCCAAGTTCGCCCGCTCCGCCGGTACCTCCGTGCAGCTGCTCGCGAAGGAGGGCGCCTACGCCCACCTGCGCATGCCGTCCGGTGAGATCCGCCTGGTCGACGTGCGCTGCCGCGCCACCGTCGGCGAGGTCGGCAACGCCGAGCAGAGCAACATCAACTGGGGCAAGGCCGGCCGCAAGCGCTGGCTGGGCGTCCGCCCGACCGTCCGCGGTGTGGCGATGAACCCGGTTGACCACCCCCACGGTGGTGGTGAGGGCAAGACCTCCGGTGGTCGCCACCCGGTCAGCCCCTGGGGTCAGAAGGAGGGTCGTACTCGCTCGCCGAAGAAGGCTTCGAGCAAGTACATCGTCCGCCGCCGCAAGACGAACAAGAAGCGCTAG
- the rpsS gene encoding 30S ribosomal protein S19: MPRSLKKGPFVDDHLIKKVDVQNEAGTKNVIKTWSRRSMIIPAMLGHTIAVHNGKTHIPVFVTESMVGHKLGEFSPTRTFRGHVKDDRKSKRR, from the coding sequence ATGCCGCGCAGTCTCAAGAAGGGGCCCTTCGTCGACGACCACCTGATCAAGAAGGTGGACGTACAGAACGAAGCAGGCACCAAGAACGTCATCAAGACCTGGTCCCGTCGCTCGATGATCATCCCGGCCATGCTCGGCCACACGATCGCGGTGCACAACGGCAAGACCCACATTCCGGTGTTCGTCACCGAGTCGATGGTCGGCCACAAGCTCGGCGAGTTCTCGCCGACGCGCACCTTCCGGGGTCACGTCAAGGACGACCGGAAGTCGAAGCGCCGCTAA
- the rpsC gene encoding 30S ribosomal protein S3, with protein sequence MGQKVNPHGFRLGVTTDFKSRWYADKLYKDYVKEDVAIRRMMTSGMERAGISKVEIERTRDRVRVDIHTARPGIVIGRRGAEADRIRGDLEKLTGKQVQLNILEVKSPETDAQLVAQAVAEQLSSRVSFRRAMRKSMQGTMKAGAKGIKIQCGGRLGGAEMSRSEFYREGRVPLHTLRANVDYGFFEAKTTFGRIGVKVWIYKGDVKNIAEVRAENAAARAGNRPARGGADRPAGRGGRGGERGGRGRKPQQAAGAEAPKAEAPAAAAPAESTGTEA encoded by the coding sequence ATGGGCCAGAAGGTAAACCCGCATGGGTTCCGGCTCGGTGTCACGACCGACTTCAAGTCGCGTTGGTACGCCGACAAGCTGTACAAGGACTACGTCAAGGAAGACGTCGCCATCCGTCGGATGATGACGTCCGGCATGGAGCGCGCCGGTATCTCGAAGGTGGAGATCGAGCGCACCCGTGACCGCGTCCGCGTGGACATCCACACCGCGCGTCCGGGCATCGTCATCGGCCGCCGTGGCGCCGAGGCCGACCGCATCCGCGGTGACCTCGAGAAGCTCACGGGCAAGCAGGTCCAGCTGAACATCCTCGAGGTCAAGAGCCCCGAGACCGATGCCCAGCTGGTCGCTCAGGCCGTCGCCGAGCAGCTCTCCTCCCGCGTCTCCTTCCGTCGCGCCATGCGTAAGAGCATGCAGGGCACGATGAAGGCCGGCGCCAAGGGCATCAAGATCCAGTGCGGTGGCCGCCTCGGTGGCGCCGAGATGTCCCGCTCGGAGTTCTACCGCGAGGGCCGTGTGCCCCTGCACACGCTCCGCGCGAACGTGGACTACGGCTTCTTCGAGGCCAAGACGACCTTCGGCCGCATCGGCGTGAAGGTCTGGATCTACAAGGGCGACGTCAAGAACATCGCCGAGGTCCGCGCCGAGAACGCCGCCGCCCGCGCCGGCAACCGTCCGGCCCGTGGCGGCGCTGACCGCCCGGCCGGCCGTGGTGGCCGCGGTGGCGAGCGTGGCGGTCGCGGTCGTAAGCCGCAGCAGGCTGCCGGCGCCGAGGCCCCCAAGGCCGAGGCTCCCGCCGCCGCCGCTCCGGCTGAGAGCACCGGAACGGAGGCCTGA
- the rplO gene encoding 50S ribosomal protein L15 — translation MAENNPLKIHNLRPAPGAKTAKTRVGRGEASKGKTAGRGTKGTKARYQVPERFEGGQMPLHMRLPKLKGFKNPFKTEFQVVNLDKLAALYPEGGEVTVADLVDKGAVRKNSLVKVLGQGEISVALQVTVDAVSGSAKEKITAAGGTVTELV, via the coding sequence ATGGCGGAGAACAACCCGCTCAAGATCCACAACCTCCGTCCCGCCCCCGGTGCCAAGACCGCGAAGACCCGTGTCGGTCGTGGTGAGGCGTCGAAGGGTAAGACGGCCGGTCGTGGTACCAAGGGCACGAAGGCCCGCTACCAGGTTCCGGAGCGCTTCGAGGGTGGCCAGATGCCCCTCCACATGCGTCTTCCGAAGCTGAAGGGCTTCAAGAACCCGTTCAAGACGGAGTTCCAGGTCGTGAACCTGGACAAGCTCGCCGCCCTCTACCCCGAGGGTGGGGAGGTCACCGTTGCCGACCTGGTCGACAAGGGTGCCGTCCGCAAGAACAGCCTCGTCAAGGTCCTCGGCCAGGGTGAGATCTCCGTGGCGCTGCAGGTGACGGTCGACGCCGTCTCCGGCTCCGCCAAGGAGAAGATCACCGCCGCCGGCGGTACCGTCACCGAGCTCGTCTGA
- the rplP gene encoding 50S ribosomal protein L16 gives MLIPRRVKHRKQHHPKRRGQAKGGTTVAFGEYGIQALTPAYVTNRQIEAARIAMTRHIKRGGKVWINIYPDRPLTKKPAETRMGSGKGSPEWWIANVHPGRVMFELSYPNEKIAREALTRAAHKLPMKCRIVKREAGEA, from the coding sequence ATGCTGATCCCCCGTAGGGTCAAGCACCGCAAGCAGCACCACCCGAAGCGCCGTGGTCAGGCCAAGGGTGGTACGACGGTCGCGTTCGGCGAGTACGGCATTCAGGCCCTCACGCCGGCGTACGTGACCAACCGCCAGATCGAAGCGGCCCGTATTGCCATGACCCGCCACATCAAGCGTGGCGGCAAGGTCTGGATCAACATCTACCCGGACCGTCCGCTCACGAAGAAGCCTGCCGAGACCCGCATGGGTTCCGGTAAGGGTTCGCCGGAGTGGTGGATCGCGAACGTGCACCCGGGCCGGGTCATGTTCGAGCTGTCCTACCCCAACGAGAAGATCGCCCGTGAGGCCCTCACTCGCGCAGCCCACAAGCTGCCGATGAAGTGCCGGATCGTCAAGCGCGAGGCAGGTGAAGCGTGA
- the rpmD gene encoding 50S ribosomal protein L30, giving the protein MAQLKITQTKSYIGSKQNHRDTLRSLGLKGINTQVVKEDRPEFRGMVHTVRHLVTVEEVD; this is encoded by the coding sequence ATGGCACAGCTCAAGATCACGCAGACGAAGTCGTACATCGGCAGCAAGCAGAACCACCGTGACACCCTGCGTTCCCTTGGTCTCAAGGGCATCAACACGCAGGTCGTCAAGGAGGACCGCCCCGAGTTCCGCGGCATGGTGCACACCGTCCGCCACCTCGTGACGGTCGAGGAGGTCGACTGA
- the rplF gene encoding 50S ribosomal protein L6: MSRIGKLPITVPAGVDVTIDGRTVSVKGPKGSLTHTVASPIDIAKGEDGVLNVTRPNDERQNKALHGLSRTLVANMITGVTQGYVKKLEISGVGYRVQAKGSNLEFALGYSHPITVEAPEGITFKVENPTRFSVEGIDKQKVGEVAANIRKLRKPDPYKAKGVKYEGEVIRRKVGKAGK; this comes from the coding sequence ATGTCGCGTATTGGCAAGCTCCCCATCACGGTTCCCGCCGGCGTGGACGTCACCATCGACGGCCGTACGGTCTCGGTCAAGGGCCCCAAGGGCTCGCTGACCCACACCGTCGCTTCGCCGATCGACATCGCCAAGGGTGAGGACGGCGTTCTCAACGTCACCCGCCCCAACGACGAGCGTCAGAACAAGGCCCTGCACGGCCTGTCCCGCACGCTGGTGGCGAACATGATCACCGGCGTGACCCAGGGTTACGTGAAGAAGCTCGAAATCAGCGGTGTCGGTTACCGAGTGCAGGCCAAGGGCTCGAACCTCGAGTTCGCGCTCGGCTACAGCCACCCGATCACCGTCGAGGCGCCCGAGGGCATCACCTTCAAGGTGGAGAACCCCACCCGGTTCTCGGTCGAGGGCATCGACAAGCAGAAGGTCGGCGAGGTTGCGGCCAACATCCGCAAGCTGCGCAAGCCCGACCCGTACAAGGCCAAGGGCGTCAAGTACGAGGGCGAAGTCATCCGCCGCAAGGTCGGAAAGGCGGGTAAGTAA
- the rplN gene encoding 50S ribosomal protein L14 has product MIQQESRLRVADNTGAKEILCIRVLGGSGRRYAGIGDVIVATVKDAIPGGNVKKGDVIKAVIVRTVKERRRPDGSYIRFDENAAVILKNDGDPRGTRIFGPVGRELREKKFMKIISLAPEVL; this is encoded by the coding sequence GTGATCCAGCAGGAGTCGCGACTGCGTGTCGCCGACAACACTGGTGCGAAGGAAATCCTTTGCATCCGTGTGCTCGGTGGCTCCGGTCGCCGCTACGCGGGCATCGGTGACGTCATCGTCGCCACCGTCAAGGACGCGATCCCCGGCGGCAACGTGAAGAAGGGTGACGTCATCAAGGCGGTCATCGTTCGCACCGTCAAGGAGCGCCGCCGTCCGGACGGCTCGTACATCCGCTTCGACGAGAACGCCGCTGTCATTCTCAAGAACGACGGCGACCCTCGTGGCACCCGTATCTTCGGCCCGGTCGGCCGGGAGCTGCGCGAGAAGAAGTTCATGAAGATCATCTCGCTCGCGCCGGAGGTGCTGTAA
- the rplX gene encoding 50S ribosomal protein L24 produces MKIKKGDLVQVITGKDKGKQGKVIAAFPREDRVLVEGVNRVKKHTKAGPTAKGSQAGGIITTEAPVHVSNVQLVVEKDGKKVVTRVGYRFDDEGNKVRVAKRTGEDI; encoded by the coding sequence ATGAAGATCAAGAAGGGCGACCTGGTCCAGGTCATCACCGGTAAGGACAAGGGCAAGCAGGGCAAGGTCATCGCGGCCTTCCCCCGCGAGGACCGCGTCCTGGTCGAGGGTGTCAACCGGGTCAAGAAGCACACCAAGGCCGGCCCGACCGCCAAGGGTTCGCAGGCCGGTGGCATCATCACGACCGAGGCGCCGGTCCACGTCTCCAACGTCCAGCTGGTCGTTGAGAAGGACGGCAAGAAGGTCGTCACGCGTGTCGGTTACCGCTTCGACGACGAGGGCAACAAGGTTCGCGTTGCCAAGCGGACGGGTGAGGACATCTGA
- the rplE gene encoding 50S ribosomal protein L5: MATTTTPRLKTKYREEIAGKLQEEFSYENVMQTPGLVKIVVNMGVGDAARDSKLIEGAIRDLTTITGQKPAVTKARKSIAQFKLREGQPIGAHVTLRGDRMWEFLDRTLSLALPRIRDFRGLSPKQFDGRGNYTFGLTEQVMFHEIDQDKIDRTRGMDITVVTTATNDAEGRALLRHLGFPFKEA; this comes from the coding sequence ATGGCTACCACCACGACTCCGCGTCTCAAGACGAAGTACCGCGAGGAGATCGCGGGCAAGCTGCAGGAAGAGTTCTCCTACGAGAACGTCATGCAGACCCCGGGCCTCGTCAAGATCGTGGTCAACATGGGTGTGGGCGACGCCGCCCGCGACTCCAAGCTGATCGAGGGCGCCATCCGCGACCTCACCACGATCACCGGGCAGAAGCCGGCCGTCACCAAGGCCCGCAAGTCCATCGCGCAGTTCAAGCTGCGTGAGGGCCAGCCGATCGGTGCCCACGTCACGCTCCGTGGCGACCGCATGTGGGAGTTCCTGGACCGCACCCTGTCGCTCGCGCTCCCGCGCATCCGCGACTTCCGTGGTCTGTCCCCCAAGCAGTTCGACGGCCGTGGCAACTACACCTTCGGTCTCACCGAGCAGGTCATGTTCCACGAGATCGACCAGGACAAGATCGACCGTACCCGGGGTATGGACATCACCGTGGTGACCACGGCGACCAACGACGCTGAGGGCCGCGCCCTCCTTCGTCACCTCGGCTTCCCCTTCAAGGAGGCGTGA